A section of the Tachysurus fulvidraco isolate hzauxx_2018 chromosome 7, HZAU_PFXX_2.0, whole genome shotgun sequence genome encodes:
- the khdrbs1b gene encoding KH domain-containing, RNA-binding, signal transduction-associated protein 1b, translating to MENENKYLPQLLAERDSLDSSFIHAMKLLSAEIERVQKDEPEKDNETYLDLFTAKNIKLKERVLIPVKQYPKFNFVGKILGPQGNTIKRLQEETGAKISVLGKGSMRDKAKEESLRKSGEPKYAHLSMELHVFIEVFAPAPEAYMRMAHAMEEVKKFLFPDMMDEICQEQFMEMGYLNGSHEHAVRGRGGPMARGRGGPPPPRGRGMAPMRGGVPRGGPARGGAVRGAPAGRGGPPAQPGRGATANRARAPAPGSQRMPPPPRPPAQESYEDYTYDESYTDSGYESYDSYYSQPQAEPEYYDYGHGETQESYENYAQDDWNGTQRASASGKVAAQRQTKGAYREHPYGRY from the exons ATGGAGAACGAGAACAAATATCTCCCGCAGCTGCTGGCGGAAAGAGACAGCCTGGATTCGTCCTTCATACATGCTATGAAACTTTTATCTGCAG AAATCGAGAGGGTTCAGAAAGATGAGCCAGAAAAAGACAACGAAACCTACTTGGATCTCTTCACAGCAAAGAATATCAAACTGAAGGAAAGAGTTCTTATTCCAGTCAAACAGTACCCAAAG TTTAACTTTGTTGGGAAGATTCTTGGGCCTCAAGGGAACACCATTAAGAGACTGCAAGAGGAGACGGGCGCCAAGATCTCAGTACTGGGCAAGGGATCTATGAGAGACAAAGCAAAG GAGGAGAGCTTGAGGAAAAGCGGTGAGCCCAAATACGCCCACCTGTCCATGGAACTCCACGTGTTCATCGAAGTGTTTGCTCCAGCGCCCGAAGCGTACATGCGCATGGCCCACGCTATGGAGGAGGTTAAAAAATTCCTCTTCCCT GACATGATGGATGAAATTTGTCAGGAGCAATTCATGGAGATGGGATATCTAAACGGCAGCCATGAACATGCCGTCCGAGGCAGGGGAGGCCCGATGGCCAGGGGGCGTGGAGGACCCCCGCCACCCAG GGGTCGAGGCATGGCACCAATGCGTGGCGGTGTTCCGCGTGGTGGTCCAGCCAGAGGAGGAGCAGTGAGAGGAGCTCCAGCAGGTCGTGGTGGACCACCAGCTCAACCCGGCAGAGGCGCCACTGCCAACAGAGCTCGCGCTCCTGCCCCTGGATCACAGAGGATGCCTCCTCCACCGCGCCCTCCTGCCCAGGAGTCTTACGAAGACTAT ACTTACGATGAAAGCTACACAGACTCGGGCTACGAATCTTACGACAGCTATTACAGTCAGCCACAGGC AGAACCAGAGTATTATGACTATGGACACGGCGAGACACAGGAAAGCTATGAGAATTATG
- the agr2 gene encoding anterior gradient protein 2 homolog — MIKGLLSVLLVLVVVTSTMGKPDKTSEKPAVKKEKRIPQTLSRGWGDQLIWAQTYEEALFLARSQNKPLMVIFHLNECPHSQGLKKAFAEDKEIQKLADDDFILLNLVYETTDKHLSPDGQYVPRIIFVDPSMTVRADITGRYANRMYAYEPSDLTLLQNNMLRAKKLLKTEL, encoded by the exons ATGATTAAAGGACTTCTGTCAGTACTCTTGGTCCTGGTGGTCGTGACTTCCACCATGGGGAAGCCAGACAAAACCTCTGAAAAGCCTGCAGTCAAGAAGGAGAAACGAATTCCTCAGACTCTCTCCAGAG GATGGGGAGATCAACTGATCTGGGCTCAGACCTACGAGGAAGCGCTCTTCCTGGCACGTTCACA AAACAAGCCCCTGATGGTTATCTTCCACTTGAACGAATGTCCACACAGTCAGG GCCTGAAGAAGGCTTTCGCTGAGGACAAAGAGATCCAGAAACTAGCCGACGATGACTTCATCCTTTTGAACCTGGTG TATGAAACCACAGATAAGCACCTGTCTCCTGATGGGCAGTACGTTCCCAGAATCATCTTTGTCG atccCTCAATGACTGTTCGTGCTGACATCACTGGCCGTTATGCCAACCGTATGTACGCTTATGAGCCCAGTGACCTGACACTCC TGCAGAACAACATGCTCAGAGCCAAAAAGCTCCTGAAGACAGAGTTGTAA
- the tspan13b gene encoding tetraspanin-13b — MSCAGFTCSKNSLCALNILYVMVSMLMIGIAAWGKWFGLVSSFQVVGGIIGIGVFLFLVALAGLIGAIKHHQVLLFFYMIILFLVFVVQFSVSSACLAINKQQQNELLEVGWNNSQTTQRDVEKSLNCCGFSHVEVNSTCPAACFIHSTCDTCAAKILEHVGEVLRIVGGIGLFFSFTEILGVWLTYRYRNQKDPRANPSAFL, encoded by the exons ATGAGCTGCGCCGGATTCACCTGCTCCAAGAATTCCCTCTGCGCCCTCAACATCCTCTATGTG ATGGTGAGCATGTTGATGATCGGCATCGCTGCCTGGGGAAAGTGGTTTGGCCTGGTCTCCAGTTTCCAGGTGGTAGGGGGAATCATTGGCATTGGGGTCTTTCTCTTCCTTGTCGCTTTGGCTGGACTTATTGGTGCCATAAAGCATCACCAAGTTCTTCTATTTTTT TACATGATTATCCTGTTTCTGGTGTTTGTGGTCCAGTTCTCTGTGTCCAGTGCGTGTCTGGCCATTAACAAACAGCAGCAG aatgaGCTGTTGGAGGTGGGCTGGAACAACTCACAGACCACACAAAGGGATGTCGAGAAGAGCCTGAACTGCTGCGGATTCTCTCACGTGGAAGTCAACAGCACCTGTCCAGct GCCTGTTTCATTCATTCCACATGTGACACGTGTGCAGCAAAGATCCTGGAGCATGTCGGGGAGGTGCTGCGCATCGTCGGAGGGATCGGACTTTTCTTTAGCTTCACTGAG ATCCTGGGGGTGTGGCTAACCTACAGATACAGGAACCAGAAAGATCCACGAGCCAATCCAAGCGCCTTCCTGTAA